cagtgcgggacgatgcgggaggatgcgtgccagtgcgtggcaattaaatcaatggatttatccctacttcctcataatcatcaaagaaaaaatctgtataatgacaatatattcttttacctcttccctttccttatttaattgtttattcattatttcaacaaCGATTGTGACTCATATACAAAATTCAAACGggtatttaatttttgaaaatattttcaaaagaacagAACTCCCAAATTGTGATAAAGGATAGACGAGAAAAGGGAAAAGTTCTGATATAAAAGCTTCGTATTTCTTCCAGTTGAGTCTGATAGAGGTGGTCATGGTGGATTTGATTTGTCAATTAAACTAAAGGTTCCCTTTTTCATTTGTAGAGAAGCTCAGGAAACAATTTCATGCATTAGAACTAAGCCGAAGGTTTATGTAGTGCCCAAGGAAAATCCTTTTATCCCtcggggacagagagagagagagagagagagagaataattgattttatagcacaaaaaaagaggagagaagtgctttaatcccttcatgagcaggtgtaatacttgagagagagagagagagagagagaataattgattttatagcactaaaaaagaggagagaagttctttaatcccttcatgagcagatgtaatacttgagagagagagagagagagagaatgtttacgattttttttaaGCGCGTTGCTTTATTGATATATTCAGTACTGGTATTACAGTTACAAAACCCAATATTCTGACCAATTACTTGCATAACTGATCTGAGTTGCAAACTGATGGCACAACAAGgttttatgcatgtgtgtgtgtatatatatatatatatatatatatatatatatatatatatatatatatatatatatatatatattctgcctcagtttcaatgatattagttcacaaacgatacaacaaaactattgaatggaatagtcatctttcaattaaattctaagataatgtaaagtgggttccaaatatctgatcagcatataactgccacaaaatattattttttcagtaaattataaagcttaaaaattattcaaaccagttaattacctataataataattaaataaaatatataataaatagaagtataattgttacaaatatctataaagataacccacacattaatacaggggatattattcaaagattagcacaagaatatgcTTTTGATATCATTTAGGTAAACAAAAATCATGTAGGATATCGCTAAACTATTGACAAACTGAAACGATAACACGACGTAATATTTATCTTATAAAAAAGTAATGACAAATAACAGGATGAAAAGAGACTAATtgctgctgctctccaacaaaggctagagcagctgccaggtataggtatcttctactctttgcaatggtgtctctgacagtaagcattgttgtctcttccgaagccaatccaagaatgtcctcggccaagtcgtgaactggcgtgaacgatgcgcgccAATGCGGGAAGTACGAAAACTATGTGTGAACGtgttgtgaacttgtcgtgaactcgtcgtgccagttcgtgccaatgtcgtgaacttgtcgtgaactcgtcgtgaactatgcgtgaacttgtcgtgaacagtgcaggaacctcccagtgcgtgccacaaaagtatcacgccttgccacgacaaatgcgtgacaaattcgtgcaagtgtcagggtaccttaagggaGAAGACAAAGCGATAGTTTATTTTCTTGTCATCCATTAAGTAACACAACAGTTATTAAAAGGGAACTAGATCTTCATGTTTCGACAGATACTATCCGAAGAAGATTAAATAGAGCTCAAACTAACCAGGAAACCATTGTTCATAGGCAGACAACGTCAAGAAACGCTCTCATTTGGCTTAGAATACTATCCTAAGGGCAATGAATTCTGGAAGAAGTGATCTGTGACGAAAAAAAATTTTTCCTCAGATGAACACGGcagtcttatacacacacacattccctgtatatatatttatatatatatatatatatatatatatatatatatatatatatatatgtgtgtgtgtgtgtgtgtgtgtgtgtatatatttatatatatatatatatatatatatatatatatatatactgtatatatctatatatatatatatatatatatatatatatatgtgtgtgtgtgtgtgtgtgtgtgtgtacgttcatacatatatacagatatatttatatatgtatatatatatatatatatatatatatttatatatatatatatgtgtgtgtgtgtgtgtgtatattcatacatatatacagatatataaatttatatatatatatatatatatatatatatatatatatatatgtacatatatatacgataaattttgcacatttagacttgttttttttatattcaaataagccatatatttttgatacattaatgtctggattctctgaacgacctcatgatcagagccccgggtgaaatcacacaaaggcaatagcttctgactggctgggaatcgaaccctggtctaggaaacttgtatgaatagtgacacatatatattatatatacacacatatacatacatacacacacacacacacacacatatatatatatatatatatatatatatatatatagatagatagataaatagatagatagatatatatataagtaggaataaaatagtcaatgctgctatcatcttctttattcgggagctttcgacataacttatgtcatcttcagcctatctgcaattatcatatgtaaaattaataaaatcatccaaagtacatagttaggaagatacactttcatgaacttatcaactagctctaaaatcaaccaatcaaggaacataaaacctttaaAGAGGCTTATTACccacataactatataactatataaaagactcaatagctaATATACCTAGttacccgcaggagacgatgaccacccatccagaccagcaacccacagaccaaacggatcaatgggtcaccggtaactgaacaggtaagccctcattcaagctgggttttgtcttaaaaatgtataaagactccaagattctcagctggctgacgctactatgtctgtctgtaattttgaaattttccttagaaatggcatgaccagatttaaatgcgtggtcataaatagctgaaattggttttttatttaaaggtatattggttcgtaccgatctccccatgtgctccgaaatcctacccTGAAGCtctctagacgtgcttccagtgtagcactcattacagagtgcacatggggagatcggtacgagccaatatacctttaaataagaaaccaattggagtctttatacatttttaagacaaaacccagcttgaataagggcttacctgttcagttaccggtgacccattgatccgtttggtctgtgggttgctggtctggatgggtggtcatcgtctcctgcgggtaaCTAGGTATATtagctattgagtcttttatatagttatatagttatgtggGTAATAagcaagtgagccgttacaactcccgatctcaatgtgctacaacaaacacatttcctgttgatccattccccttcCCAACACCATCTTTGCCGTTCACTTgcagagtttctgctagttttcatagctttttgagtGTTTTTTATCATGGATGCTTTAACTgtttcctcatcgactaagttgagtatccaccctttcatgtgttggagaattttgtgtttccaccctttttttttttattattatgttccaTGCTTTTATGTTTCTAAAGCCGGCAGGGTTTTGGTGCCATTTCATCAAATCGTCAAACACAGAAattcttagttatttagtcatttcctttaggaatatgttattttattattctacaGTGTGGTATATATATGGTATCCCCCCATCCTTCTTTggtgtttcttttgtgttttttatcagcattggcttaggctagcctaccctagctgGTGGCCATACCTGGTAATTGTTCACTAGTGCACCATTCCCTTCTTTCACCAAGCCGTGGGTGAGGCCATCTATCCTCCCACGGTGTCAGTTCGTCATGGCGGGGAGCTGCGGTCTTGAAAGTCCttttgggagttggatagtgtgcTCAGTTACCCTAGGGTGACTGCTTTTCATtgtccacttagcctatatgtttggcgaggcggcacaggtctcgggatcctgttccctgtgtctacttatgtttacccattagaACACCTTACCCCAGTTCtaatgctgactagtagacctccttgtgtcgccttaaccatcattaggcttctctcttagtctcttagtctttggtaggctatgcctggttgtgaggattTGTTCTCTGTGCCCTATCAGAGCAACCCCTTTGGTACACTATTGCTGTTCCATGATATGCTGTTTGGCCTTCCTGCCATGCCACCTCACCATTTTCTgaatctcccatcaccacccctccttcccctttccttgtgcctgttagtgtgcctacttgtaggcaatctttcctggcctaggtaggtgagattttctcctcccctggttGAAATCTCTCTGacgccttagagaccacccttaggtgtttctctgccccttccccccACCTAggtaggccataacctgactgtaccagAGCTCTGTTCCTCTTATCTAGTCATCTCActctagcttttgagctttccctcaacTGCTAGGAGGCTAGGTTTGCCTACACAGTTCTATCATGGCCTAACCTATCTAGgccagaactatgttcctcttgtctagtcatctcaccctagcttttgagctttccctcacctgcTAGGAGGCTAGGCTTGCATACATAGTTCtgccatggcctaaccctatctaggcacagagttggtaccccttgggtcaCTCCTCTGTCGCCTTGTCAGTGCTTGTCAtatgtctgcagcctctcttcctgtgctatatccctcttgctatggagtcttgactcccttgcctggttagacTATCTAGGCATAGGTgccgccttctgtctctgcttcctgtcttgtcagcttgagatatccctTTCGCTATGGAGttttgactcccttgcctggttagcttatctagacagaggtgctgcCTCCTGTCTGTGCTTtcagtcttgtcagcttgagttcttctagcactggctgtgtatTGGTTATGGATCACCCCCTCTGCCGCCTCAGCTGCAGTCTTAGATGAGTCATTTGCGCTTTCCTAACCCACATCTGCGGAATATTGTCCTCTttagttggtcgattggatcctgcctggttgtcaggacactctttgaatttttaattcttagcatcctggccttcttgtacggctctcattatcttatgggctcTACCCCCACTTtgtgtaagttaatgataatgatcaggtcctGGCTGGTTCTCTTATTAACAGCCTTTCactcctgtacttcccctgagtgtggacccttcccttgggattgtccactctccccctgttgactttaCAATGCATCTGTCACCTTTTGTTGACCtgcctggggtattgacaggtcattcttttctcgctactagaaatagttgccgcctCTTAGCCACTGCTGCCTCTTGTCAGCTGTTGCTGGTGTAGGCAGTacgatgagtgaacttgccttccTAAGCTGTTCTGATACACCTACTATggaggttctggtgtccctttgatgtgaTCTTTTCCTCCATATTCTTACTACACcgtcattatgttttgcttcataaatcattccagatttctgagctgtttggcatgtgttgtattatattttagatttagctATTCTTTAGGTGTAGGATTATCTAGGATAGGATAAAAAAATTTATGTCCTAATTTTAAGATATGATATTTTAATGATGTACCGGTACTCATTTACATGCcttatctttacaggttgctgatgacatggagtgttctatggtcacctgtaccaggcaAGTCAAGTTAAcgtgtggccacaagacctgccagAAACATGCAAGGtgccatgtttccaagggatccactGCAATCTGGGATCCTATTGACTGCAAGGTTTGCATGGATCTCCTTCAAACCGGCTTCTATACCACTGATGTCTCCTTGGACGTCCGAGGTCGAAGTCGTAGGACACTCCGACACtaggtaagaggcttccagaagagctctcaacaaggacccccttatcttccttctctggaactgaaggacctcctctttcccaaggctaaGTGTCCTCCggttttggtcaccagttaccgactGTGCAACTCCCGCTGGTACCAGCTgatcatgcagatgatgaagtcCGAGATGCTCTGCAAGTCATCAGCCTGGACACAGAAGACATGTCTACTATTACTTCTGTTTCATCAGAGGAGATCTTGCTGACCACGGATATACATCATTGGATAtacatcaggtgagtgcagctcccaTTGCCTGTTTCCTTTCTACCCAAGCCCCAGCTTTCACCTCCACCCCGGTGCCGGTATTAGACAAACCTTCGGTACCCAGTAACTTAGAACTAATggcatccatgaaagctttcatggagaactTAACTgccaaatatgaacgttctcaagcaGGTCTGACAGTggggatagaagctttacaacaggcAACTGCTTCTAAGACtcccccagcttcgagcctaccagaatgcacagttaagaacccttggtgcTATGCTGAGAATATGGCCTTAACCAATGGGTTCCTTCATATTGGGGATCGTTTGGGTTCCTAGCCAGTTTCGGGCTTGGAATTCTTTCTTTCAATCGATAGCTATCCTTATTGttacgtaaggcttaactcggaagtgTCCATTAGGGATGAGACGATCCCTAGGGAAACGATCATTCTGGATCATGGCAAagctcaatcccttttggttagggaattaaagacggctgaattcactaatacccaactttcttcCTTTGGCAGGAAACTAAAACTCACCTAATCATGCTTAATAGGGATATCCATGCTTCGATGAGGTTTCAAGTCTCCTCTGCCAGAAGAATTTTCAACAGAATTTCATGTGGTATTGAAGAGAAACAATGAAAAGCTTTTAGAAGTAGTTCCATATCCTGTTTAGAACGATATAGACCCAGTTACCCAAAGCCtggctgatgatgacccagttgcccaaagcccagctgatgatgactcgaTTACCAAAAGCCCAGCTGATAATGACTCGTTTACCAAAAGCCCCGCTTATGATGACTCAGTTAccaaaagcccagctgatgatgactcggTTACCAAAAGTCCAGCTGATAATGACTTGTTTACCAAAAGCCCAGCTCATGATGACTCAGTTACCAAAAGCCCAGCTAATGATGACTCGGTTACCAAAAGCCTAGCTGATGCACACTCGGTTACCAAAAGCCCAGCTGATAATGACTCAGTTACCAAAAGCCCAGCTTATGATGACCCCGTTACCAAAAGCCCAGCTGATGCAGACTCGGTTACCAAAAGCCCAGCTTATAATGACTCGGTTACCAAAAGCCCAGCTTATGATGACTCGGTTACCAAAAGATCAAATGCATCGAGCAATATGTACAAGAAAGAAAGCAAAGCTTAGTTTTTAGTGATAAGCAACACCAATGTTACCAAGAAGCACCAGATCACTCTGGGCGGTTGGTGATAGAGACAATATGTCAGTGTTTGTGTCTCAATTTGACTATGGTAAAGAAGATCCTCCAAACTCAGTATGTATTATATTGGTAGTTGAAGACAATGGATATGTGATTGGCACAAAAAGAGGAGTTATAAAAGGTATACTTGCCAAAAGCCAGCTTTAATTTAGTCACTACAAAGGACTTGGGGCAGAAAATACCCCACCAGAACAACTAAGCATTCGCAAACTAGTTCGAGCAGGGTGTGTGTGTGGTGGACAGGGCTACCAAAGATATCATTGAAGGAGCAATTGCTTAACTGAGAGGTTTTCTTGTTTAAGAGCTGGCCTACGGTGCACCAGTAATTTCAACAGCCACAGATGCTGTGATAATCTTAAACAACAGTTTTCGGCAATTTTGTCTTTTTATTGCCATTTTTAATTATGAAGcaagattttccttttttgtttgtgTGTCGTTCtgataaagaaaaatgataaaagataTTAATTCTGTGTTTTTTCCTTCAAATCTTTTgttgtatttatatttgaataaaatataatttttcgttCATTATGGCTGCTGAATTCATGTATTAGGCAAAAGATTATTTGCCTATTTCATGAAATGGACTGGTCATTTGTCCATTTCAGGAAGAGGTCAAATGGtttgctcatttcatgaaatggaTGGTTTCACAAACGggctgtatgtatgtattcacccaaacacacatgcatatatatatatatatatatatatatatatatatatatatatatatatgtatatatatatatatatatatatatatatatatatatatatatatatatatatatatatatatatatatatattagttggccagggcaccattcacctgttgagatactgcctgtagagttattgggtcatttacCTGGCCAGTACTACAGTACTattttggatccctctctgtggttacggctctttttatctttgcctgcacatacaattcttcttcgctaaaaggggttaactactgcaatgtaattgttcagtggttactttcctctaggtaagggtcgatgagactctttatctatggtaagcagctcctctgtgagaaggacactccaaaatttgatcattgttctctagttttaggtagtgctatagcctctgtaccatggtctgccactatcttggggtagagttctcttgcttgaatgtacactttggtacattattgtatattatttatcttcctatgttttttttatatagtttaaatatgaaagatcttttaatgttgttagtgttcttaaaatatttcatcttaattgtacattacttcacttctagtttatctacttccttacatcctttcctcactaggctatttctccctgATGAAACCTTAAGGTTTTTTcgactagtgctgtagcttagcttataatatatacatatacagtacatcatatatatatatatatatatatatatatatatatatatatatatatatatatatatatatatatatatatatatatcgttactagTTTACCGcggaacaaagggctcagacatgttcttccattcgTATTTGTTTGCAGTTTTTCAATGTCATtttataaccgcaaattttcttagttcgtcaatccatcatctactGTTCCTTCCCCTGCTGGTTTTGTAATCGCTAGATCCTCTTTCGTTATTCATAATGTCCACATATTACCTATCATTTTCTTTATGTGTCCTGCATATGTCCATTGTCATAGATTACAAAGATATCAAATCAGGAGATTTGGATaaggaaattttactttttttgACAGAGATGTTTATTTAACAATTTATCATAAACTAATGTGAATTACTGAAACTTGAGCTTAATAACAGAGTGGTTTACTTAACCATTCTTTTCTGATTCACTTTTTAGTTAATAGGAACGCATCTTTTCTTTAAGTAATAGGAACATGTCTTTTCCGAGTCTCGCTAAAGGAGAGAGGGTGCAGCAACTCACTAGAGTTCATGAATGTTCTTTTACAAAATAGTTTTAAAGATACATCACGGTGTAATGATGATGACAGGTCTCTATCCAAACTATTGGGCATGAATTTCACCCGACGATGACTTGTGGCCTAAGCTTCCAGGGGTCAGGTTATATTCAACTTTTCTGAGTAGGGCATGACGCCCCCCACATGAGATGGGTGGTGGTGGTCAACATGCGAATCTCTTGTGAGTAGTTTGTGCTGAACTCACCAAAACTCGCTGCTGCCCTACTCGCTCTCATTCTTCGACCTGGGGTGGGTAAAGGAGTTAAAAGGTATGTGTCAACAGTTTGTCTGCCGCCACTGCGTCAGCATGATGATTTCAAGCTGGCGATATCCGTTGCCTTCGTTTCTCAAGAGGTCATAGGTCATTGGTTCCTGATCTCTTTAACTTTATTCTATATATCTACATGatactatttccttttttttgggggggggggtgtgttatgaaaatatactctactttagtttactctcgtatcaatgttgctctttctctgtctattagtgttattccactcaatattctttccatagctttttgaattGTAAGTAGCGTAAGTTCTAATAATTTAGTATGGATCCAAGagtctgatgtataagttaatactgatggGACCATTATTTTACTTTCTGTTTCGTGTTCAGGGGAAACAGGTACTGTCTATCCTAAGcacatatattcatcaacaatctgtagaagctcgtccataaccctaattggttgtctctgcattttgattaagcattatattagttttactagttttaattttcagtcctacctttctgcttcttctatccaaatcttctatcaccttttgcaatttctCGCATGATTCACTGATCAGAACTACGTCAGttgcaaatcctaagttgttaatgTATACCCAATCAATATTAATTCATACAATTTGctaatctaaatttttgaaaatctcTTCTAGGCGAGCTATGAAAAATTTAGGATAACACCTGTTTACATgcacacatagaaacacacacatatgcatatatatacatatgaatatatatatatatatatatatatatatatatatatacatatacatatatatatatatatatatatatatatatataaatatatgtatatatatacatatatatatatatatatatatatatatatacagtatatatataatatatatactgtatatcgatatgatatatatatatatatatatatatatacagtatatttatatattatatatatatgtatatatatatatgtgtgtgtgtatatgtatatatatatagttctcttgcttgagtgtacactggcacactattctatcttatttttttctcttcctcttgtttttttgaaatggtgtgttgggcaggcataatagaagggccatggatgcctgatggtttatcaagaggttgtcttttccttttctgattctttttcttctcaaaaccatccttactgtcctcccttcagttgaactgGCTATCCAGGAGGGTATACTgtatagccttgcatggtgtatcggctcctccatgttgaccagtttttccaacttttttgtATAGTCTAtgtgtttgatcaatcactttatttatatttctgtacatattttttttgttataattattgttaatctagtttttagaaATGATGACtttattttattaccattaattcttatgctgtctggagacattgagtgaaatccgggaccattaGGTCCTTGATTTCGTCTtggtcatctactgtattgcaatattcgtggtcttcatgcaaatattcaaggcaTTACTGTTGTgtcaagacagtatgatattcttttgtggtcagaaactttggttgctaatatgaggcactcatctgagctccgtataattggttttaagaagccaataatgttgaaacctgataccattcctagggccaggagaatggcggtgtatattaggactgagtaccctgcttctcataagtcctgctatgaatgtggatgtcttgagatttggtaataaaagtttgtggcaggcataacaacttctatttatgttcgatctacctgaatccagacatggatgattctatcttcaattgtcttcttaccattatggctaagatacaagaagatgatagaaaggcttcttttgtctttgttggtgatttaaatgctcaccatagggagtggttaagttctatctctcctaccgatcgccatggcttaagagctttagactttgccgctgaattaggctgtgagcaattcataaatgaagctactcacaggtctggtaattgcttggagccttggacctcgtatacactcgttataacaagtaagattggttctccagtagGTACATCTGATGGCTGGTTGGTTGGTTACAGATTGTCATGCCTatagcaggacacgggctcttgtcgttggacagcccgtaagaggatggATCTGTAAAGAGAACTCCGAGGAGTAAAAATGGATGTTATTAGGAGAAAGGTTGGACTTTTAAATAGAGTGTGATATTGGAGGAATATAGGATGATGGATTTAAAGGAGGGATTTGACATGACATGGAAAGGGATGGAAAGTAACCCGAAAAGGAGACtactttttaggtccacgaaatgaaaggtttttagttagagaaaaagttttgatagtagcaagtcccagtaagtaggagagactgggagaggagaaaaGTTTTTATCTGCAGTCAGAGAGAATAGGAGAAGGAATAAGCAAAAAGCTTATTTCTGCTCTGGAGCTGGATTGATGAATGGTTGCAGGAAAGTGGGAGCCGAGGTCGAGGTTAAGGacaggactctggtaaggatctgggTGGCAATGGGAATGAGGTCAGTCAAGGTGAGGGACTCGATTTGTTGAGccaaggatgtaggttgaggagggGAAATTGAAGGATGAGGAGTTGAAACAGCTTGCTGTTGGGTTGCAGGTCCAGGCACAGGAATGATGGGTGTCTGGTTTTgctttgcagttgcaggagcaGGAACAGTGGTAGGCTGGCGTAGACTTCCATGGCGAGGAGTTCGCTGGTTCTTGGGTTTTGGCATCGAAGCTGGCTTGTTATTTTTAGGAGGATTAGTGCCCTTCATTGCAGCAATTCTCCTTAGACGTTCAGGGCAGCGTTTGTTCCAGGTATGATGAGGTCTGGAGCAGTTGCGGCACTTAGGGCGAGTTTCTTGTCCATTCTTGTGGGCTTGTATACAGATCTCAGTGTTGTGACGTTGGCTGCAGACACCACAGAAAGTTGGCCTTGGCAGTCCTCCTTGTGATGGCCGTAGCGTTGGCAGTGATAGCAACGAAGAGGCTCTGGGATGAATTCTTGAATTGGGTACGtcccccagactcctagatccagtgaTGAAGGCACTGGGCCTATGAAGGTGGTTAAAAGCTTCCTGACTGGGACGTTGTCACGGTTTTTGCAGCGGTCGGCCTTTTCTACATTGTTGCAGGAAGTAACGATGGATATTGGCAGTGAAGTTGGGTATCTGGATATGAttgtctttcttctaattaaggCAGGGTCTAGCAGGGTTAGGTCTCGTTCTTCTTGTAGATTTCTGGCGGTATCCAAGTCCTTGGGAATTATAATTAAATCACCCTTTCGGTTTTGTCGAGCTGAGAGTTTCATGCCAGGCTTTGCAGTcatggcagcaactgctgcataggaCGTGGAGCTGCTGGAGAGTCTAAACTTTGGGAGAGGTCCCCTGGGTTCAGGTTGGGAAGCTGAAGAACTGGCAGCGATGGCGGTGGCCTCCTTTAGAAGGTCTTGAAGGCAGGTAACACAGTTGCAGTCGATGGAATGGGCCCCCTGAGGCTCGACCTCCATGGCAGTGGAGGACAACGGCGCTGGAGAAGGAGTGCGGGCTGCAACAGATGCTGTCTGTGAAGGTGAAGAAGGAACAGACAAGGGCGAGGCCAGGTTCTCAGTCCTTGGTGTCCTTAAAGGCGATGATGAGGGTTCAATGGGAGCTGTAGAAGGTTGAATAGGGCTCTTCTTTCGTTTGGGATGGGGAGTAGTCTCCTCCAAAGCAGCTGTGGCAGGTTGGAAATAGTTGAGGATCATGGTGGATGCAATATTGTAGTAATTGCAATTACATCT
The nucleotide sequence above comes from Palaemon carinicauda isolate YSFRI2023 chromosome 2, ASM3689809v2, whole genome shotgun sequence. Encoded proteins:
- the LOC137617253 gene encoding clumping factor B-like, translating into MRSEASNLLLGDMNNKYAILNNVFVETELTPLENEKSSSRLSKEKKLHSKRKKVADDMECSMVTCTRQVKLTCGHKTCQKHARCHVSKGSTAIWDPIDCKNDIDPVTQSLADDDPVAQSPADDDSITKSPADNDSFTKSPAYDDSVTKSPADDDSVTKSPADNDLFTKSPAHDDSVTKSPANDDSVTKSLADAHSVTKSPADNDSVTKSPAYDDPVTKSPADADSVTKSPAYNDSVTKSPAYDDSVTKRSNASSNMYKKESKA